The Setaria italica strain Yugu1 chromosome IX, Setaria_italica_v2.0, whole genome shotgun sequence genome has a window encoding:
- the LOC106804507 gene encoding uncharacterized protein LOC106804507 yields the protein MEETTYYVAEQAATFRDWASLPGDLLTCIGELLDLSSGLCFRGVCRSWSTALPAIMPSPWLVIADGLEIGDRDRFTMLSLPALTPMRWGLEHQRCVGSSDGGLALVDPCLAITLLNPLTDAKPAVRLPPLGSLRRDLFHGGCISVAVPMSPDGTLQILTHQDRRLFGKAQLSFVQRVAFAPNPTAQDYAVAVLCRNDHGLAFTMAAGEGWQWLDWPDAAGLAATPHVE from the coding sequence ATGGAGGAGACGACCTATTACGTGGCAGAGCAGGCAGCGACGTTCCGCGACTGGGCCAGCCTGCCCGGTGATCTCTTGACGTGCATCGGCGAGCTCCTGGACCTCTCTAGCGGCCTATGCTTCCGAGGCGTGTGCCGGTCCTGGAGCACCGCGCTCCCGGCGATCATGCCATCGCCGTGGCTGGTGATCGCCGACGGCCTGGAAATCGGCGACAGGGACCGGTTCACCATGCTCTCGCTCCCCGCGCTCACCCCCATGCGGTGGGGGCTCGAGCACCAGCGCTGCGTCGGCTCCAGCGACGGCGGGCTCGCCCTCGTCGACCCCTGCCTTGCCATCACGCTGCTCAACCCCCTCACGGACGCGAAGCCGGCGGTCCGACTGCCTCCGCTCGGCTCGCTCCGACGTGACCTGTTCCACGGCGGTTGCATCTCGGTCGCCGTGCCCATGTCGCCCGATGGCACGCTGCAGATACTCACACACCAAGACAGACGCCTCTTTGGAAAGGCGCAGCTGTCTTTCGTCCAGAGGGTGGCCTTCGCTCCCAATCCTACCGCGCAGGACTACGCGGTCGCCGTCCTCTGCCGCAACGACCACGGCCTGGCGTTCACGATGGCGGCCGGCGAAGGCTGGCAGTGGCTGGACTGGCCCGACgcggccggcctcgccgccacaCCACACGTAGAATAA